CAGACGCCATTGACACTCCTACGCTGACGGGGGAAGACATTTTCCTCAAAGAAGAATTTATTAAATTGATCAATGCCAAAGCGGTGGACATGATTCACCCTGACCTGGCCTCTTCGGGCGGAATTTTGGAGACCAAGAAAATCGGTGACTATGCCGAAGAGCACGGCATTCCAATGGCGATGCACTTTGCCGGCAGCCCGATCTCATTCATGGCCAACGTACATTGTGCCGCCGCCACTGAAAATTTCGTGGCGCTTGAGCATCATGGCGTAGATGTAGCCGGCTGGGAAGACATTGTGACCGGCAGCAAACCGCTAGTGGTCAATGGCTTTGCCCCCGTGCCCAACAAACCCGGCTTGGGCGTGGAACTTAACGAGGAAGTGGCCAAACGCTTCCTGCTGAAAGACCAGAAATGGTTTGCCCCCACTGAAGAATGGAATACCAGAGATTCGCACGATCGGGATTGGAGCTAGTTCATTTTTAACCTATCAATAAGTACCTGTGATGCAAGCGTCGGATGGCTCAAACCCATCCGACGCTTTTTTGTTTCCAACCATTCAAGGTCCACTTTCGTCTATGTAAATAAATCATTCGGTCAATGAGAAACATTCTGTTGGTGCTGTTTTTGACGGTTTTATTTTCGTGTAGAGAAAAAAAACTTTCGCCCGAAGATATACAGCCCTTGGTTGGAACATGGCGATTGGAGGCCGTAGAACCTGCCGAAGAGGTAAATCGATGGGAGATTGTCCCTCTACAAAATGCGTATTATTTTAAGGTACGATACGACGGGGTCATTCTTGATGCTAACGGCCTGCCGACCTGTTGCGCCCCCAAATACCTGAAAACGGGCAAAAAAGTATTCCTGATCGAACCGAAAGAAGCAATCTCGCAAAATCCTCAATGCGCTTTGGTCCTGTGTTTAGCCTGCGACACCTGGAATATGGATTTACAGGGTGATACGCTGATTGTCAGTTACTGTGAGGGAAACGGTCGCAACCGTTTTGTGAGGATGTAACGACTTTCCCCTCATTCAGGCACAAAACTGACGGGCAAATTGTACTTTACTCTCACCTTTTGACCGCGCTCCGTGCCGGGAAGCCATTTCCCGCTCATGCCTTTGACCACGCGCAGGGCTTCTTCATCACAACCGCCGCCGATTCCCTTGAGCAATTCATAATCACACAAAGAGCCGTCTTCGCATACGACAAAAGAGATGAAGACCTTTCCTGAAATGTTTTTGCGGGCCGCTTCTTTAGGATATTTGATATTTCTCCCCAAAAACATGCCCAAAGCCGAAAGTCCGCCCGAAAATTTCGGCAACTCCTGCACTTCGGTATAGGTATGTTCAGTACCATCCAACCACAAACGTCCCTGTACCAACTTACCTTTATCGTAAGTTTCTTCATAATAAAGCGTGCTGTCGGGGCGTTTGGCAAGCCACTTTCCTATTTTTTTGCCATTTTCAAACGAGCCCTGTTCGATAATCCATTGTTCTTTTTGAACCTTTGTTGTATACACGCCCCGGCCATTTCCTCCTTTGACTTGGACTTTACCATCCCGCGACCACAAATCAATGACCAACATTTCCGTCGGCTTTGTAGGGTCAGGCAATTCCTGTGTACGAACTTCTTTCAACTGTCCGTTGTCATACCACGTCAGTATTTTTTCGTTTTTCCCATCCGGTATCTGTCGTTCCCGCAAGGCACCGCTGGCATAATAGTCCGAGTAAGAAACGACCTTATTCCCCTGTTTTTCTTTGCTTGACAGCACTTGCCCGTTTGTCTGAATGACGATTTCGGGCACGTACGAATTCCAATCTTTATCCCTGACGGTCAGTCGATAGGCAGGCACCGAATCGGTTGTTGTTTCACCGGCAATTTTGTACATCAGCGAATCCCGCTTGAACGGGACCGAAAAGAAAGGCTTCCATTGTTTTTTCTTCCACTCTTCAAAAACCACATCATCCCTTACCACCCCGTTTTTATCTACGGGAATGTATCTCCGAAAATGATATTCGGTGGGGTCGTGCGTAAATTGAAATTTTTCGTTGAAATAATCAACAAGTCGTTGGTGAGTGCTGTCGTAATTGGTGACGGGCAGCTCAGGGAATACCACGGAGAAATGGAAGGTTTGACGAACCGCCTTCACCTCTTTGATGGCCGGTTGCCAGGCTTTATAGAGCCCTACCACCCGCAAAGCTTCGGCGTCGCAAAGGGGATGTAAGCCTTTCGTGACTTTTAATTCCGACGTACTGCCGTCGGTTTCGACGGTTCCGGTGACAAATACCCGTCCCTGTACCTGCTGAACCCTCGCCTGAAAAGGCACCTGTAGGTTATCTTTTACAAACTGTTGTAAAAACCTCATTCCACCCTGCGGCTCCGCAACTTTGTCGACTTCGCGGTCTGCAAAAACAGCTTGCGAAAAAGCCGTAAAGGACAAAAAGGCCGAAAACAGCAGCATCAAAGTTGGTTTCATGGAGCGCTGATGTGAATAGTGTTTCGTAAAAATAAAAAAGGGGAGAAATTTAACAAAAACGAATGCCAAGAGGCTATGTCTTTTTAGGTAAAGCATGGGTCTATTGATTTTTACGGTAAAGTTCGTTTGGGGAGATGGGATGATTTTACCAATTTTGTCGCTGCTTCAGGCAATGAATCATTTGTATCTCCTCAAAAGCGCTAACTTATGACGGACGGGCCGTCCGTACCACAATTATGAAAATTGGCTTTGTCGTTTCTTTTTTTGATTTTCGCAATGACGTGCGGCGCGTCATCGCCGAAGTTTCAAAGCACCACGAGGCGGTCATTTTGGGCCGTTCCGAACAACGTGACGAGATTTTACGACATCTGCCCGAAGGTTTGGAATTCAGGGTTATCCGCGAACGCAAAAACAGCCTGTGGAATAGGTTTTGGATAAAGGCCTTCATTCTCTTTAAACGCATTCCCAAAAGTCGCCACAACTTCTTTTTGATGGAGTTGTTCAAAGCCTCTCATACTTCTGACCCGGCTATCCGAAAAAAAAACTACGTGATCATCGAATGGGTACGACGGTTACCCAAAATCATTTCGTACGATACTTACCTGAAAAATCTGGAATATCAAAAAGACACTGATTTGAGCGGGATCGACCAATTTGTTTGTTTTACAGCGATTGCCGATGATTTTCTGCTGGCGCGGCTGCTGCATGAAAAATACCCTGTCAAAGTATACGTCTATAGTTGGGACCATGCCTGTAAGCACATTTGTTTTTCCGAGCGGGCCCGGTACGTATGCTGGAATGAGCCGATTAAAGAAGACATCATTCATCTTCAGCATATACCCGCAACCAACGTAAAAGTAGTGGGAGCAAGTCAATTTGCGTACATTGATGAATACCGGAAAGTACAGTCACAATTGCCGCGCACCTATCCTTTCCCATACGTCTATTTTGGAGGTGCCATTGGCATTGATGACTTAGTGAAAGAAGAAGTCAATGTGGCGATCTCAATGGCCAATACCTTGGCCAAAACGCGCCCCGATCTACGATTAATAGTGCGCCCGTATCCCGTACAACTTACCTGGGAGGTATATCAACCCCTGCGAAGTCTGCCGAATGTGATCATGGACGATGGCTACCGTACCGTCGATTTATCGGTCAAAGACGGGCACATTTTGGAGAAATTTGAGAAGATCGCAAACGCCGAAGCCTTTTTTCACATGGGAACCACCATGGGGCTGGAAGCCTGTTTTACCAATACCCCTTCGTTCATCATTGACTATGGTTACCAAAGCAAAGAAGGACTGAGTTTGTACAGTTTTATTCACCAATATCAAAATGACCGCCATTTGATAGACCTTGCTCCGCAGAATGCCGTTCGGTCGGAAACTCACTTGGCAGAAATTCTGAAAGACTTAGCAAATCCTACGTATCGGTTGCTCAATGAAAAGGTACAGGCGCAGTACGAAGTCAAATCTTTTCAAAAATTCTCGGAGGATTTGTTGGCACCATAGTTTCGCTTAACTTTGGTCATTCTCAAACCCTTAACGATATGACCTCCTCTGTTTTCTGCCGTATCGCTGCATTGGTACTTGTGGCGACCTTTCCTCTTTTTTCCCAGACCGGCACCCGTCAGGCGCCTCCCCTGTTAGCCGCCGCGGCCCCCGAAGCCGTGGGCATGTATTCCGAGCGCCTCAGCCGATTGGATGGCATGATTCAGTCGTACATCGACAAAGGGGCCTTTCCGGGTGTGGCGGCCATAGTGGTCAGAAACGGCAGGATCGTGTATTACAAAGCTTTCGGCAAGGCCGACCTTGACAGCCCCAAACCGCTGGCTAAAGACGCCATTTACCGCATTGCCTCCATGACCAAAGCCATTACATCATTAGCCGTCATGATGCTGCACGAAGAAGGTAAAATCATGCTCGACGACCCCATCAGTAAATACATTCCCGAATTTTCCAAGCCCGTGGTCATCGACACTTTTGAACCGAAAGACAGCAGTTTCACCACCCTTCCGGCCAAAAGGGAAATATCGGTACGGCATTTGCTGACGCACATGTCGGGCATTAATTACAATGTCATCGGCACCGACGAGCGCATTCGCGCCATTTACGCCAAAGCGGGCATTGTGGATGCCTTTACAACGGCAAATCTACGTATTGGCGATAACGTAAAAAAGTTAGCCAAATTGCCGCTCACTCACCAACCGGGCGAAAAATGGACCTATGGCCTAAGTATTGATGTACTGGGCTACCTGGTAGAAGTGGCTTCCGGAATGACACTCGACCAATTTTTTCAGAAACGCATTTTTGAGCCCTTGGGCATGAAAGACACGCATTTCTATTTGCCGGATTCTAAAAAAGACCGTTTGGTCCCGCTGTATTCCGAAGACAAAGAGAAAAAACTGGTCAAGGGCACCACCAACTCTTTGTCCTCCAATCCCAATTACCCCATTGAAGGCGCTAAAACCTATTATTCGGGCGGCGGCGGCTTATCAAGTACCGCGTACGATTACGCCATCTTTCTGCAAATGCTGCTCAATAACGGCGTTTATAACGGCAAACGATTCCTGAGCCGCAAAGGTGTTGAACTGTTTACCAACACCAACCAAAGCGGCACCTTATTTCCCGACCCGCGCAATTATTTCAGCCTGGGTTTCAGCGTCGTGAATGAAGCTGGACGCTCCAAAGGCCTGGGCAGTGTGGGCACGTTCAGTTGGGGCGGGGCCTTCAGTACAAACTACTTTGCCGATCCCAAAGAAAAAATCTGCGCTGTCATCATGAAACAAATGTGGCCGACGAGCTACGGCGGCGAGATTGACCGTAAGTTTGAAATGATGATCTACCAAGCCCTGGATGATCAATAAATTCAGGGAATGACCAGCACGATTTTTCCGATGTGCTCAGAGCTTTCCATCAAACGATGCGCTTCGGCCGCTTCGCTGAGCGGAAAGGTTTTATATAAAATCGGTTTGAATTGACCCGAGGCAATGAGCGGCCAAACGCGTTTCTCCACTTCGGCCGTCAGCGCAGCCTTAAATTCAATATCACGGGGAGCAAGCATGCTTCCCGTGATGGTCAGGCGTTTGCTCATCACCTCCATAATATTAAAGTGCGTCTGTACACCGCCCAAGCCGGCAATAAAACACAAACGGCCTTCGGGGCGCAGCAAGCGGATATTTTTGGCGGTATAATCGCCGCCGATGTAATCCAGAATCGCGTCTATTCCGTAAGGTTTAAGTACTTCTTCAAAAGGATGGATTTTGTAATTCACGCACTTAACGGCCCCCAGCGCTTCCGCAAATCGGCATTTTTCCTCCGTGCCTGCTGTGGCAAAGACCTGTGCACCAAAGGCTTTTGCCAATTGAATGGCCGTTACGCCTATGCCGCTCGTACCGCCGTGTACCAACAGATTTTCGCCCGCCTGGAGGTGCATTCGTTGAAACACATTATTCCAGACGGTCATGCAGGTCTCGGGCAAACAGGCCGCTTCTTCAAATGAAAGGCCGGGCGGTATGGGAAGGCAATGATGCACATTGGCCGGGGCATATTCGGCGTAACCTCCGTAACGAATAAGCGCACATACGCGGTCGCCCACCTTCCAGCGACTGACGGGGGAACCGATCTGTTCTACCACCCCTGCCACTTCCAATCCCAACGGCTCGGCAGGCGCCTGCGCAGAAACCCCATAGCGCCCCTGCCGCATCAACAGATCAGCCCGGTTGACACCTGCGGCATGTACACGAATCAGTACGTCTTGAAGAGTAGGAATAGGGAGGGGACGTTCTTGTAGAGTAAGCACTTCGGGCCCGCCCGTTTGCGAAACAATAATTGCTTTCATTGTCTGTAAATACGTTAGATATTCAATTATAACCATAATCCATGAAGGTACATGACACTCTCATAATAAACATCCACTAACTTTGTAATATTACTTTTGCACTATTTACTATAATAATCCATAGGAGGGATCCAAATTACTAATATATAATATGTCAGCGACAACCATGCAATTTAAACACGTAAGCTACCTTTGGGACGACGCCAAAGCCGCCGAGTTGGCGGGTGATGAAGTAGCTCTTTTTATCTACCGCTCCAATCTTCTTGGTGCCGATCTTCGTTTAACCAATTATGGCGGAGGAAATACATCCGTCAAGATTATGGATAAAGATCCCCTTACCGGAAATGACACCGAGGTCATGTGGATCAAAGGTTCAGGAGGAGATATTGGTACGCTGAAAAAATCGGGTTGTGCAGCGTTATACATGGATCGTCTGCGTAGTTTGGAAAACGTATATCGCGGCTTGGAATTTGAAGATGAAATGGTCGAATTGTTTAACCACTGCATCTTTGATCTGGCTTCCAAGGCACCTTCCATTGATACGCCCTTACACGGATTTTTACCTTTTGCCCACATAGATCACCTGCACCCGGATGCCGCCATTGCGATCGCAGCCGCCAAGGATGGTAAAAAGATCACCGACGAGCTCTTCAACGGCGAAGTAGGCTGGGTGGAATGGCAGCGCCCCGGTTTTGACTTGGGCCTAAAACTTCGTGCCTGCCTGGAAGAAGCAGCCGCCAAAGGCATTACCCTGCGCGGTATCATGTTGGGCTCACACGGCCTGTTTACGTGGGGCGATACTTCCTATGACAGTTATATCAACACACTGGAGGTCATTGAAAAATGCGCCGACTACCTGGAAGCGAATTATGGCAAAACCCGCCCGGTCTTCGGCGGTGCCAAAATAGAAAGTCTGCCGGCGGAAGACCGCCAAAAGCAGGCCGCCAAATTGGCGCCCGTATTACGCGGTTTTTGTTCTTCTTACCGCACCATGGTAGGGCATTTTACCGACGATGAGCGCGTACTGGAATTCATCAATTCCAATGATCTGGATAAATTGGCTCCGCTGGGCACGTCCTGCCCCGACCACTTCCTCCGTACCAAGATCAGCCCGCTGGTATTAACGCTGGCCCCTGACGAAGATCTGTCGGACGTAGCTGCCCTGAAAGAAAAACTTCTACCGGGCTTTGTGGCCTACCGCGAGTTGTACACCGATTATTACGAAACCTGTAAGCATTCCAACTCACCCGCCATGCGTGACCCCAACCCCGTGGTCATTTTGTATCCGGGCGTAGGTATGTTTACGTTCTCAAAAGATAAGACCACGGCCCGTTTGGCCTCTGAATACTACATCAACGCTGTCAACGTCATGAAAGGCGCGGAAGCGGTATCGGAATACACCTCGCTGCCCCGTCAGGAAGCGTTCAACATTGAATACTGGTTGTTGGAAGAAGCGAAACTTCAACGCATGCCCAAACCCAAGGCCCTTTCCGGACGTGTTGCGTTGATCACGGGAAGTGCCGGCGGTATCGGAAAAGCCATTGCCCGCCGCTTTGCCGAAGAAGGTGCAGTGGTCGTATTGAACGATATTAATGAAGAACGTTTGGCCGGTGCCAAAGAAGAGTTTGTGAAAAAATTCGGCAAAGATGCCGTGGCCACTACCCTTCTGAACGTAACCGACGCGCAAAGTATCTTATCGGCCATGGATGCCGCTGCACTGGCTTTTGGTGGGGTAGATATCATCGTCAACAATGCCGGAATCAGCATCTCTAAACCCATTGAAGCCCATACGATCGAAGATTGGGATAAGTTATACGATATTTTGGTCAAAGGTCAATTCCTCGTTACACAGGCAGGCGTCGCGGTCATGCGGAAGCAGGGTTTTGGCGGTGATGTGATCAATATTGTGAGTAAAAATGCCCTGGTCTCAGGCCCCAACAATGCCGGATACGGCTCAGCCAAAGCCGCTCAACTGCACCTGAGCCGCCTGAATGCCGCCGAATTGGGTGGTGATAAGATTCGGGTCAACACCGTTAATCCCGATGCCGTGATCGCCGATTCCAACATTTGGGCCGGCGGTTGGGCCGAAGGCCGCGCCAAAGCATACGGCATTACGGTCGAAGAATTACCGGCGTATTATGCTAAACGAACTTTATTGAACGAGGCGATCCTGCCCGACGATATCGCCAATGCCTGTTTCGCCTTTGTGGGAGGACTGCTCGGTAAATCTACCGGCAACGTCCTGAACGTAGACGGCGGCGTGGCTATGGCTTTTGTTCGTTAATCAAGAGTGTTTTTTCATCATAGGTTAGTTTATACACGAATCTAACGTTCGGTTTCGGGCGTTAGATTTTTTAAATTATTGATCCTCTGACTTAAAATCGACCATTACGATGCAACTCGAAAAATACAAGATACAACAACATAACGACACCCTGCTCAAAGCCCATGAGCGTCGGTTGAGCTATATTACTTCCGAAATCGAACATTCAGAAGCCATCATTCAAAAGGTCGTTGATTTTCAAATTGCCATTCCTTCATGGGCGTTGGGCACGGGTGGCACCCGTTTCGGGCGTTTTTCGGGCGGCGGTGAACCGCGTACATTGGAGGAAAAAATTGAAGATGTGGGCCTGCTGCATTCACTGAATCAATCCAGCGGAGCCATTTCTCTGCATATTCCGTGGGATATTCCCCAAGATGCCAAAGCCATCAAAGCCCTGGCCGCGCAGCATGGTTTAACCTTTGACGCGGTCAATTCCAATACCTTTCAGGATCAACCCGATCAGGCATTGACCTATAAATTCGGTTCGTTGCAGAATGTCAACAAAGCCATTCGCAAGCAGGCGGTTGAACACAATATTGAGGTTATTAAACAGGGCATTGAGCTCGGCTCGGAGTCGTTGACCGTATGGTTATCAGACGGTTCCTGCTTTCCGGGCCAACTGAATTTCCGCAAAGCCTACCAAAATACACTCGAAAGTTTGCAGGAAATCTACGCTGCACTGCCCGAAAACTGGAAGCTGTTTTTGGAATACAAAGCCTTTGAGCCGAATTTCTATTCGACCACCGTCGGCGACTGGGGCCAATCGTATTCTTATGTTCAGAAGCTGGGTAATAAAGCCTATACCCTCGTGGATCTGGGCCACCATCTGCCCAATGCCAACATTGAACAAATCGTTGCATTGCTATTGATGGAAGGAAAATTGGGCGGTTTTCACTTCAACGATTCCAAGTACGGCGACGACGACCTGACGGCCGGTGCCATCAAACCGTATCAATTATTCCTGATTTTCAACGAATTGGTGGAAGGCATGGACGCACGCGGCATGAACCACGCCACCGATCTGGGCTGGATGATTGATGCTTCGCACAACGTCAAAGACCCGCTTGAAGACCTGCTTCAATCGGTCGAAGGCATCATGATGGCATACGCGCAGGCTCTTTCGGTCGACCGAAAAGCCCTTGAAGAAGCCCAGGATAATAACGATGTTGTGCGGGCGCAGGAGATTTTACAAAATGCTTTTCGAACCGACGTTCGCGCGTTGGTTGCCGAAGCCCGTTTGCGGGCCGGCGGTGCGTTAAATCCGTTGGAATTGTACCGCAGCCAAAAAGTACGCGAAAATCTCATCGCCGAAAGAGGGCTCAAAACAGTAGCGACCGGTCTGTAACATGAAAATTCCCGTTTGCGCCGTATTAGACATCGGCAAAACCAACAAGAAGCTTTTTCTTTTTGACGAAACCTATAAAATTGTTCTGGAAAAATCAGGACAGTTTCCCGAAACTACCGACGAAGACGACGACCCCTGCGAGGACGTCGCCCTGCTTACCTCTTGGGTCATCAAGTCGCTGGAAGAGGTATTGTCGTTGGAAGAATATGACGTCAAAGCCATCAATTTTTCAACCTACGGAGCCAGCTTGGTTCACGTAGACGAAAGCGGCGCACCGGTAGCCCCGCTCTATAATTACCTCAAGCCTTATCCCGAAGCGCTCAAAAAGCAGTTTTACGCTACCTACGGCGGCGAGCAGGAATTCACACGCAAAACCGCTTCGCCTATTTTGGGAAGCCTCAACTCAGCGATGATCATCTATCGCCTGAAATATGAGAAGCCCGAACTGTTTTTCAAGATAAAGTACTCACTGCATTTGCCGCAATACGTAGGTTCTTTAGTCTCAGGCTTATCCGTTTCTGATATCACCAGCATTGGCTGCCATACCAACCTCTGGGACTTTGACCAAAACACTTATCACGCGTGGGTCGCGCAGGAAGGCATTTTGGGAAAATTAGCCCCCATCGAACCCGGCGATACAGTGGTGACCAAATCCATTCACGGACAAGACCGACTCGTGGGCATCGGTCTGCACGACAGCTCATCGGCGTTGATTCCGTATTTGGTTAGCTTTTTGGAGCCGTTTGTGTTGATCTCAACGGGTACCTGGTGCATCAGCCTCAATCCGTTCAATCATACGCCGCTG
Above is a window of Runella slithyformis DSM 19594 DNA encoding:
- a CDS encoding energy transducer TonB, which translates into the protein MKPTLMLLFSAFLSFTAFSQAVFADREVDKVAEPQGGMRFLQQFVKDNLQVPFQARVQQVQGRVFVTGTVETDGSTSELKVTKGLHPLCDAEALRVVGLYKAWQPAIKEVKAVRQTFHFSVVFPELPVTNYDSTHQRLVDYFNEKFQFTHDPTEYHFRRYIPVDKNGVVRDDVVFEEWKKKQWKPFFSVPFKRDSLMYKIAGETTTDSVPAYRLTVRDKDWNSYVPEIVIQTNGQVLSSKEKQGNKVVSYSDYYASGALRERQIPDGKNEKILTWYDNGQLKEVRTQELPDPTKPTEMLVIDLWSRDGKVQVKGGNGRGVYTTKVQKEQWIIEQGSFENGKKIGKWLAKRPDSTLYYEETYDKGKLVQGRLWLDGTEHTYTEVQELPKFSGGLSALGMFLGRNIKYPKEAARKNISGKVFISFVVCEDGSLCDYELLKGIGGGCDEEALRVVKGMSGKWLPGTERGQKVRVKYNLPVSFVPE
- a CDS encoding serine hydrolase domain-containing protein, yielding MTSSVFCRIAALVLVATFPLFSQTGTRQAPPLLAAAAPEAVGMYSERLSRLDGMIQSYIDKGAFPGVAAIVVRNGRIVYYKAFGKADLDSPKPLAKDAIYRIASMTKAITSLAVMMLHEEGKIMLDDPISKYIPEFSKPVVIDTFEPKDSSFTTLPAKREISVRHLLTHMSGINYNVIGTDERIRAIYAKAGIVDAFTTANLRIGDNVKKLAKLPLTHQPGEKWTYGLSIDVLGYLVEVASGMTLDQFFQKRIFEPLGMKDTHFYLPDSKKDRLVPLYSEDKEKKLVKGTTNSLSSNPNYPIEGAKTYYSGGGGLSSTAYDYAIFLQMLLNNGVYNGKRFLSRKGVELFTNTNQSGTLFPDPRNYFSLGFSVVNEAGRSKGLGSVGTFSWGGAFSTNYFADPKEKICAVIMKQMWPTSYGGEIDRKFEMMIYQALDDQ
- a CDS encoding NAD(P)H-quinone oxidoreductase, giving the protein MKAIIVSQTGGPEVLTLQERPLPIPTLQDVLIRVHAAGVNRADLLMRQGRYGVSAQAPAEPLGLEVAGVVEQIGSPVSRWKVGDRVCALIRYGGYAEYAPANVHHCLPIPPGLSFEEAACLPETCMTVWNNVFQRMHLQAGENLLVHGGTSGIGVTAIQLAKAFGAQVFATAGTEEKCRFAEALGAVKCVNYKIHPFEEVLKPYGIDAILDYIGGDYTAKNIRLLRPEGRLCFIAGLGGVQTHFNIMEVMSKRLTITGSMLAPRDIEFKAALTAEVEKRVWPLIASGQFKPILYKTFPLSEAAEAHRLMESSEHIGKIVLVIP
- a CDS encoding bifunctional rhamnulose-1-phosphate aldolase/short-chain dehydrogenase; protein product: MSATTMQFKHVSYLWDDAKAAELAGDEVALFIYRSNLLGADLRLTNYGGGNTSVKIMDKDPLTGNDTEVMWIKGSGGDIGTLKKSGCAALYMDRLRSLENVYRGLEFEDEMVELFNHCIFDLASKAPSIDTPLHGFLPFAHIDHLHPDAAIAIAAAKDGKKITDELFNGEVGWVEWQRPGFDLGLKLRACLEEAAAKGITLRGIMLGSHGLFTWGDTSYDSYINTLEVIEKCADYLEANYGKTRPVFGGAKIESLPAEDRQKQAAKLAPVLRGFCSSYRTMVGHFTDDERVLEFINSNDLDKLAPLGTSCPDHFLRTKISPLVLTLAPDEDLSDVAALKEKLLPGFVAYRELYTDYYETCKHSNSPAMRDPNPVVILYPGVGMFTFSKDKTTARLASEYYINAVNVMKGAEAVSEYTSLPRQEAFNIEYWLLEEAKLQRMPKPKALSGRVALITGSAGGIGKAIARRFAEEGAVVVLNDINEERLAGAKEEFVKKFGKDAVATTLLNVTDAQSILSAMDAAALAFGGVDIIVNNAGISISKPIEAHTIEDWDKLYDILVKGQFLVTQAGVAVMRKQGFGGDVINIVSKNALVSGPNNAGYGSAKAAQLHLSRLNAAELGGDKIRVNTVNPDAVIADSNIWAGGWAEGRAKAYGITVEELPAYYAKRTLLNEAILPDDIANACFAFVGGLLGKSTGNVLNVDGGVAMAFVR
- a CDS encoding TIM barrel protein; protein product: MQLEKYKIQQHNDTLLKAHERRLSYITSEIEHSEAIIQKVVDFQIAIPSWALGTGGTRFGRFSGGGEPRTLEEKIEDVGLLHSLNQSSGAISLHIPWDIPQDAKAIKALAAQHGLTFDAVNSNTFQDQPDQALTYKFGSLQNVNKAIRKQAVEHNIEVIKQGIELGSESLTVWLSDGSCFPGQLNFRKAYQNTLESLQEIYAALPENWKLFLEYKAFEPNFYSTTVGDWGQSYSYVQKLGNKAYTLVDLGHHLPNANIEQIVALLLMEGKLGGFHFNDSKYGDDDLTAGAIKPYQLFLIFNELVEGMDARGMNHATDLGWMIDASHNVKDPLEDLLQSVEGIMMAYAQALSVDRKALEEAQDNNDVVRAQEILQNAFRTDVRALVAEARLRAGGALNPLELYRSQKVRENLIAERGLKTVATGL
- a CDS encoding FGGY-family carbohydrate kinase; this encodes MKIPVCAVLDIGKTNKKLFLFDETYKIVLEKSGQFPETTDEDDDPCEDVALLTSWVIKSLEEVLSLEEYDVKAINFSTYGASLVHVDESGAPVAPLYNYLKPYPEALKKQFYATYGGEQEFTRKTASPILGSLNSAMIIYRLKYEKPELFFKIKYSLHLPQYVGSLVSGLSVSDITSIGCHTNLWDFDQNTYHAWVAQEGILGKLAPIEPGDTVVTKSIHGQDRLVGIGLHDSSSALIPYLVSFLEPFVLISTGTWCISLNPFNHTPLTDEELQYDCLCYMQYNGKPVKASRLFAGYEHEQQTKRLAAHFDKAPQYYKTVAFNAHIISELKANKKTDGIDFEHLSKPPMTEGLFGQRDLASYDTYEQAYHQLILDIVNQQIISTGLVLTGSSVKRMFVDGGFGKNPIYMNLLAAAFPDMEIFAASVAQATSLGAALSIHRHWNTQPLPPDLIDLRFYNSGSTYIQQ